A single region of the Aeromicrobium chenweiae genome encodes:
- a CDS encoding 3-isopropylmalate dehydrogenase produces the protein MTRSFSLAVVAGDGIGPEVTSQALKVLDVIAPAHDLAFTTTDYDLGARRYHATGETLPDSVLEEIRGHDAILLGAIGDPSVPSGVLERGLLLKLRFALDHYVNLRPSKLFPGVATPLGDPGDIDFVVVREGTEGPYVGNGGAIRVGTPHELATEVSINTAYGVERVVRDAFARAQARPRKKLTLVHKNNVLVHAGHLWSRTVAAVAPEFPDVTVDYLHVDAATIFLVTDPARFDVIVTDNLFGDILTDLAAAITGGIGLAASGNVNPDRTTPSMFEPVHGSAPDIAGQSKADPTAAILSGALLLEHLGVPEAAAQITAAVEADIAGRGAVPRSTEEVGEAIAQSVTDLGAAEGVPVG, from the coding sequence ATGACCCGCTCTTTCTCGCTCGCAGTCGTGGCCGGTGACGGCATCGGACCCGAGGTGACCTCGCAGGCCCTCAAGGTCCTGGACGTCATCGCCCCGGCGCACGACCTCGCGTTCACCACCACGGACTACGACCTCGGCGCACGTCGCTACCACGCGACGGGGGAGACCCTGCCGGACTCGGTCCTGGAGGAGATCCGCGGTCACGACGCGATCCTGCTCGGTGCGATCGGCGACCCGAGCGTGCCGTCGGGCGTCCTCGAGCGCGGACTCCTGCTCAAGCTGCGCTTCGCGCTCGACCACTACGTCAACCTGCGCCCGTCCAAGCTGTTCCCGGGTGTGGCCACCCCGCTGGGCGATCCCGGCGACATCGACTTCGTGGTCGTCCGTGAGGGCACCGAGGGGCCGTACGTCGGCAACGGCGGTGCGATCCGCGTCGGTACGCCGCACGAGCTCGCGACCGAGGTCAGCATCAACACCGCGTACGGCGTGGAGCGCGTCGTCCGCGACGCCTTCGCCCGCGCCCAGGCGCGTCCGCGCAAGAAGCTGACGCTGGTCCACAAGAACAACGTCCTCGTCCACGCGGGTCACCTCTGGAGCCGGACCGTCGCCGCCGTCGCACCGGAGTTCCCCGACGTGACGGTCGACTACCTGCACGTCGACGCGGCCACGATCTTCCTCGTGACCGACCCGGCTCGGTTCGACGTCATCGTCACCGACAACCTGTTCGGCGACATCCTCACCGACCTTGCCGCGGCGATCACCGGTGGCATCGGCCTGGCCGCGAGCGGCAACGTCAACCCCGACCGGACGACGCCGAGCATGTTCGAGCCGGTCCACGGCTCGGCTCCCGACATCGCGGGACAGTCGAAGGCCGACCCGACCGCGGCGATCCTGTCGGGTGCCCTGCTGCTCGAGCACCTCGGCGTGCCCGAGGCCGCCGCGCAGATCACCGCGGCCGTCGAGGCCGACATCGCCGGACGCGGCGCCGTCCCCCGTTCCACCGAGGAGGTGGGGGAGGCCATCGCGCAGAGCGTCACGGATCTGGGCGCGGCCGAGGGCGTACCGGTCGGTTAA
- the cimA gene encoding citramalate synthase, with the protein MSAGHQQASDFHVYDTTMRDGAQQEGLNLSVQDKLHIARHLDDLGVGYIEGGWPGSNPKDTEFFALAAKELDLKNATLAAFGATRRAGVEASQDPLVQALRDSGASVVTLVAKSHDRHVTEALRTTLEENLAMVRDTVTYLREGGQRVFVDMEHFFDGYRANRDYALEVVRAAGDAGAEVAVLCDTNGGMLPHWVAEIVADVATTGVRLGIHAHNDTGCAVANSMAAVQAGATHLQGCINGYGERTGNADLVTCVANLELKLGVTALPEGRLAEATRISHAISEITNYPPHARQPYTGVSSFAHKAGLHASAIRVDPNLYQHIDPALVGNDMRLLVSEMAGRATIELKGKELGYDLTGDAERLGRVTDRVKSMERAGYTFEAADASFELLLAEEMDGVRPSFFDVESWRVLAESRRGDAAVAEATVKLVAGGVRLAVIGEGNGPVNALDHALRQAIEQVYPDVAQFHLTDYRVRILDQGHGTDAITRTLIETTDGKDVWVTVGVGANIIEASWEALVDALTYGLRLHGVEPRING; encoded by the coding sequence GTGAGCGCAGGACACCAGCAGGCGAGCGACTTCCACGTCTACGACACGACGATGCGCGACGGCGCGCAGCAGGAGGGCCTCAACCTCTCCGTGCAGGACAAGCTCCACATCGCCCGCCACCTCGACGACCTCGGTGTGGGCTACATCGAGGGCGGCTGGCCCGGCTCCAACCCCAAGGACACCGAGTTCTTCGCCCTCGCGGCCAAGGAGCTCGACCTCAAGAACGCGACGCTGGCGGCGTTCGGCGCGACCCGTCGCGCGGGTGTGGAGGCGTCGCAGGACCCGTTGGTGCAGGCGCTGCGCGACTCGGGGGCGTCCGTGGTGACCCTGGTGGCCAAGAGCCACGACCGCCACGTGACCGAGGCGCTGCGCACGACACTGGAGGAGAACCTCGCGATGGTGCGTGACACCGTGACGTACCTGCGGGAGGGAGGGCAGCGCGTCTTCGTCGACATGGAGCACTTCTTCGACGGCTACCGGGCCAACCGCGACTACGCCCTGGAGGTCGTGCGGGCGGCGGGCGACGCGGGTGCCGAGGTCGCCGTGCTGTGCGACACGAACGGCGGGATGCTGCCGCACTGGGTCGCCGAGATCGTCGCCGACGTCGCCACGACGGGCGTACGCCTGGGGATCCACGCCCACAACGACACCGGCTGCGCCGTCGCCAACTCGATGGCGGCCGTGCAGGCCGGCGCGACGCACCTGCAGGGTTGCATCAACGGGTACGGCGAGCGCACGGGCAACGCCGACCTGGTCACCTGCGTGGCCAACCTCGAGCTCAAGCTCGGCGTCACGGCCCTGCCGGAGGGACGTCTCGCGGAGGCGACCCGCATCTCGCACGCGATCTCCGAGATCACCAACTACCCGCCGCACGCCCGCCAGCCCTACACGGGCGTCTCGTCGTTCGCGCACAAGGCCGGCCTGCACGCCAGCGCGATCCGCGTCGACCCCAACCTGTACCAGCACATCGACCCGGCACTAGTCGGCAACGACATGCGCCTGCTGGTGTCCGAGATGGCCGGGCGGGCGACGATCGAGCTCAAGGGCAAGGAGCTGGGCTACGACCTCACGGGCGACGCCGAGCGCCTGGGCCGCGTCACCGACCGGGTCAAGAGCATGGAGCGCGCCGGGTACACCTTCGAGGCGGCCGACGCCTCGTTCGAGTTGCTGCTGGCCGAGGAGATGGACGGCGTCCGCCCGTCGTTCTTCGACGTGGAGTCGTGGCGGGTGCTGGCGGAGTCGCGGCGCGGCGACGCAGCCGTGGCCGAGGCGACGGTCAAGCTCGTCGCCGGGGGAGTGCGCCTCGCGGTCATCGGTGAGGGCAACGGCCCGGTCAACGCCCTCGACCACGCGCTGCGGCAGGCGATCGAGCAGGTCTACCCGGACGTCGCCCAGTTCCACCTGACCGACTACCGGGTCCGCATCCTCGACCAGGGCCACGGCACCGATGCGATCACCCGCACGCTGATCGAGACCACCGACGGCAAGGACGTCTGGGTCACGGTCGGCGTGGGCGCGAACATCATCGAGGCCTCGTGGGAGGCTCTCGTCGACGCGCTCACGTACGGCCTGCGGTTGCACGGGGTCGAGCCCCGCATCAACGGCTGA
- a CDS encoding branched-chain amino acid aminotransferase, translating to MTSTPFSATFTRNDAAKPAEERDTILANPGFGNHFTDHMFLAEWTPETDWANARVVPYGPLQIDPATAVLHYAQEIFEGLKAYVHEDGSVWLFRPEANAARMQRSAHRLALPELPIDWFLGSIKALVETDRDWIPAGGEKSLYLRPFMFASEVFLGVRPSQHVTYSVIASPAGAYFSGGVQAVSIWLSSEFSRAGAGGTGAAKCGGNYAASLLPQQEAAEHGCAQVAFLDSTEQKWIEELGGMNLYFVHSDGSIVTPELSGSILEGVTRDSIMQIGRDLGHEVVERRVSIDEWREGAADGTITEVFACGTAAVVTPVASLKWDGGEAVSGDGEPGKVTSDIRSALVDIQYGRAEDRHGWMQRIVS from the coding sequence ATGACCTCCACCCCGTTCTCCGCGACCTTCACCCGTAACGACGCGGCGAAGCCCGCGGAGGAGCGCGACACGATCCTCGCGAACCCGGGCTTCGGCAACCACTTCACCGACCACATGTTCCTGGCCGAGTGGACCCCCGAGACCGACTGGGCCAACGCCCGCGTCGTGCCCTACGGCCCGCTCCAGATCGACCCCGCGACGGCCGTCCTGCACTACGCGCAGGAGATCTTCGAGGGCCTCAAGGCGTACGTCCACGAGGACGGCTCGGTCTGGCTGTTCCGCCCCGAGGCGAACGCGGCCCGGATGCAGCGGTCGGCGCACCGTCTGGCGCTGCCGGAGCTGCCGATCGACTGGTTCCTCGGCTCGATCAAGGCCCTCGTCGAGACCGACCGCGACTGGATCCCGGCCGGCGGCGAGAAGAGCCTCTACCTGCGTCCGTTCATGTTCGCGTCCGAGGTGTTCCTCGGCGTCCGCCCGAGCCAGCACGTGACCTACTCGGTCATCGCCTCGCCGGCCGGCGCGTACTTCTCCGGTGGCGTCCAGGCGGTCTCGATCTGGTTGTCGTCGGAGTTCTCCCGCGCAGGCGCCGGTGGCACCGGCGCCGCCAAGTGCGGTGGCAACTACGCCGCGTCGCTGCTGCCGCAGCAGGAGGCCGCCGAGCACGGCTGCGCCCAGGTGGCGTTCCTGGACTCGACCGAGCAGAAGTGGATCGAGGAGCTGGGCGGGATGAACCTGTACTTCGTCCACTCCGACGGCTCGATCGTCACGCCGGAGCTGTCGGGGTCGATCCTCGAGGGGGTCACCCGTGACTCGATCATGCAGATCGGCCGCGACCTCGGGCACGAGGTCGTCGAGCGCCGGGTGTCGATCGACGAGTGGCGCGAGGGTGCCGCGGACGGCACGATCACCGAGGTCTTCGCGTGCGGCACCGCCGCCGTCGTCACCCCGGTCGCGTCCCTGAAGTGGGACGGCGGTGAGGCCGTGTCCGGTGACGGCGAGCCCGGCAAGGTCACGAGTGACATCCGGTCCGCGCTGGTCGACATCCAGTACGGGCGCGCCGAGGACCGGCACGGCTGGATGCAGCGCATCGTCTCCTGA
- a CDS encoding O-methyltransferase has product MSAPAEVPDLVARTLDLSRQRGFITSIRNETGRLLAALAASRRGTLAELGTGCGVGSAWLSSGAPKDARVVSAELDPALAQDVQKIFADTDNVDVIAGDWSTLEQYAPFSLLFVDVREVMESIDVLADLMEPGGMVILDDFVPSAFWPPIVEGRVDTVREQWLTDERFAAVEMLIDVDASLLIATRR; this is encoded by the coding sequence GTGAGTGCACCCGCCGAAGTCCCCGATCTCGTCGCGAGGACCCTGGATCTTTCCCGTCAGCGGGGCTTCATCACGTCGATCCGCAACGAGACCGGCCGGCTGCTGGCCGCCCTGGCCGCATCCCGCCGGGGCACGCTCGCCGAGCTCGGCACCGGCTGTGGCGTGGGCTCGGCCTGGCTCTCCAGCGGTGCGCCGAAGGACGCGCGGGTCGTCAGCGCCGAGCTCGACCCGGCCCTGGCCCAGGACGTCCAGAAGATCTTCGCCGACACCGACAACGTCGACGTCATCGCCGGCGACTGGTCGACGCTCGAGCAGTACGCCCCGTTCTCGCTGCTGTTCGTCGACGTGCGCGAGGTCATGGAGAGCATCGACGTGCTGGCCGACCTGATGGAGCCCGGCGGCATGGTCATCCTCGACGACTTCGTCCCGTCGGCCTTCTGGCCGCCGATCGTGGAGGGCCGGGTCGACACCGTCCGCGAGCAGTGGCTCACCGACGAGCGCTTCGCCGCGGTCGAGATGCTGATCGACGTCGACGCATCGCTGCTCATCGCCACCCGCCGCTGA
- a CDS encoding GNAT family N-acetyltransferase yields the protein MSIRIVTGDEMTAQDVYDIWKIRDAVFSVEQQCDEEDVDGRDLLPTMTHLWLADGDGPTSYLRSYVEDGVRHIGRVCTRKDQRGKGLSGSLMQECHRLWGDEPIELNAQAYLEQWYGRYGYVRTGDNFMEAGIPHVPMRRTPPPAGS from the coding sequence ATGAGCATCCGCATCGTGACCGGCGACGAGATGACGGCCCAGGACGTCTACGACATCTGGAAGATCCGTGACGCCGTGTTCTCGGTCGAGCAGCAGTGCGACGAGGAGGACGTCGACGGCCGCGACCTCCTGCCGACCATGACGCACCTGTGGCTCGCCGACGGCGACGGGCCGACGAGCTACCTGCGCTCGTACGTCGAGGACGGCGTCCGGCACATCGGGCGGGTGTGCACCCGCAAGGACCAGCGCGGCAAGGGCCTCTCGGGCTCGCTGATGCAGGAGTGCCACCGCCTCTGGGGCGACGAGCCCATCGAGCTGAACGCCCAGGCGTACCTCGAGCAGTGGTACGGGCGCTACGGGTACGTGCGGACGGGCGACAACTTCATGGAGGCCGGCATCCCCCACGTCCCGATGCGCCGCACGCCCCCGCCCGCAGGGTCCTAG
- a CDS encoding YczE/YyaS/YitT family protein: MNGIIGRLVRLNVGLFLYGFTMAMMVESTLGLDPWDVFHEGVTEHVGLTFGQVVIVTGAFILLLWIPLRQRPGVGTVLNVLVIGLAADFGIALIVQPDQLWLRVLLLVGGIVGNGFAGALYIGAALGSGPRDGLWLGLVRRTGRSVRLWRTVIEVTVLGVGFLLGGTVGVGTVLYALTIGPIVQFFMPFTSSTTADESRTDADESRTDDADESRTEGDESPSAAAPVCE, from the coding sequence ATGAACGGGATCATCGGGCGGCTGGTCCGCCTCAACGTCGGCCTGTTCCTCTACGGCTTCACGATGGCGATGATGGTCGAGTCGACGCTGGGCCTCGACCCGTGGGACGTCTTCCACGAGGGTGTGACCGAGCACGTGGGCCTGACGTTCGGCCAGGTCGTCATCGTCACGGGCGCCTTCATCCTGCTGCTGTGGATCCCGTTGCGGCAACGCCCGGGCGTCGGGACGGTGCTCAACGTCCTGGTCATCGGCCTCGCGGCGGACTTCGGCATCGCGCTGATCGTCCAGCCGGACCAGCTGTGGTTGCGGGTGCTCCTGCTCGTCGGCGGCATCGTCGGCAACGGCTTCGCCGGAGCGCTCTACATCGGCGCGGCGCTCGGTTCGGGTCCCCGCGACGGGCTGTGGCTCGGCCTCGTCAGGCGGACGGGCCGCAGCGTCCGGCTGTGGCGGACGGTCATCGAGGTCACGGTGCTCGGGGTCGGGTTCCTCCTCGGCGGCACCGTGGGCGTCGGCACGGTCCTGTACGCCCTCACGATCGGCCCCATCGTCCAGTTCTTCATGCCCTTCACCTCCTCCACCACCGCCGACGAGTCGCGTACGGACGCTGACGAGTCGCGCACGGACGACGCCGACGAGTCACGCACGGAAGGTGACGAGTCACCTAGCGCGGCGGCGCCCGTCTGCGAGTGA
- the aspA gene encoding aspartate ammonia-lyase: MSVATRSEHDLIGDREVPLEAYWGVHTLRALENFPITGIPIGKSPYLVEALASVKQAAAAANHDLGLLDDERHAAITDACEEIRGGALADQFVVDVIQGGAGTSTNMNANEVIANRALELMGHKKGEYALLHPNEHVNLSQSTNDVYPTAVKIAIILATKDLLAAMEVLEESFARKADEFHDVLKMGRTQLQDAVPMTLGQEFHTYSLMIGEDRARLGEAVLLLHEINLGATAIGTMLNAPAGYVSSACEHLARLTGLPLESAVDLIEATQDCGAFVQLSGTLKRVAVKLSKICNDLRLLSSGPRAGFNEINLPAVQAGSSIMPGKVNPVIPEVVNQVAFQIIGHDVTVTMAAESGQLQLNAFEPVICYSLSAGISRLREAIMVLAGRCVDGITANAELLRAEVENSIGLVTALNPYIGYAAATEVAKEALATGRGVAELVLEHGLLPREKLEAILRPETLANLAPRTYQPKP; this comes from the coding sequence ATGTCCGTCGCCACACGTTCCGAGCACGACCTGATCGGAGACCGTGAGGTTCCCCTCGAGGCCTACTGGGGCGTGCACACGCTCCGCGCGCTCGAGAACTTCCCCATCACCGGCATCCCGATCGGCAAGAGCCCGTACCTCGTCGAGGCCCTGGCGAGCGTCAAGCAGGCGGCCGCCGCGGCGAACCACGACCTGGGGCTGCTGGACGACGAGCGGCACGCGGCGATCACGGACGCCTGCGAGGAGATCCGCGGCGGGGCGCTCGCCGACCAGTTCGTGGTCGACGTCATCCAGGGCGGCGCCGGCACCTCGACGAACATGAACGCCAACGAGGTCATCGCGAACCGCGCGCTCGAGCTGATGGGGCACAAGAAGGGCGAGTACGCGCTCCTGCATCCCAACGAGCACGTGAACCTGAGCCAGTCCACCAATGACGTCTACCCGACGGCCGTCAAGATCGCGATCATCCTCGCCACGAAGGACCTGCTGGCCGCCATGGAGGTGCTGGAGGAGTCCTTCGCCCGCAAGGCCGACGAGTTCCACGACGTCCTCAAGATGGGGCGCACCCAGCTGCAGGACGCCGTGCCGATGACGCTCGGCCAGGAGTTCCACACGTACTCCCTGATGATCGGCGAGGACCGCGCGCGCCTCGGCGAGGCCGTCCTGCTGCTGCACGAGATCAACCTGGGTGCCACCGCCATCGGGACGATGCTGAACGCCCCCGCGGGCTATGTCTCGTCGGCGTGCGAGCACCTGGCGAGGCTCACCGGGCTGCCCCTGGAGAGTGCCGTCGACCTGATCGAGGCGACGCAGGACTGCGGTGCGTTCGTGCAGCTGTCCGGCACGCTCAAGCGCGTCGCGGTCAAGCTGTCGAAGATCTGCAACGACCTGCGCCTCCTGTCGTCGGGTCCCCGCGCCGGCTTCAACGAGATCAACCTGCCCGCGGTGCAGGCCGGGTCGAGCATCATGCCCGGCAAGGTGAACCCCGTGATCCCTGAGGTCGTCAACCAGGTCGCGTTCCAGATCATCGGTCACGACGTCACGGTCACGATGGCGGCCGAGTCCGGACAGCTGCAGCTCAACGCGTTCGAGCCGGTCATCTGCTACTCGCTGTCCGCCGGCATCTCCCGGCTGCGCGAGGCGATCATGGTGCTCGCGGGCCGGTGCGTCGACGGCATCACCGCGAACGCCGAGCTGCTGCGCGCCGAGGTGGAGAACTCGATCGGCCTGGTCACCGCGCTCAACCCCTACATCGGGTACGCCGCGGCGACGGAGGTGGCCAAGGAGGCCCTGGCGACCGGACGCGGCGTGGCCGAGCTCGTGCTCGAGCACGGCCTGCTCCCGCGGGAGAAGCTCGAGGCGATCCTGCGACCGGAGACCCTGGCCAACCTCGCACCGCGCACGTACCAGCCCAAGCCCTGA